In Zingiber officinale cultivar Zhangliang chromosome 3A, Zo_v1.1, whole genome shotgun sequence, the DNA window AATACGACTAGATGGAAATAAGCAGAAGGGAGTTGAAGAGAGGCCTTATAGTGTCTTTGATTTGATTGTTGTTGAGGAATCAGACTCCAAAGGGTCTCTTAAATTTATAAATCTGGATGGACTTGGTTCCGGCAAAAGAGAAACATCAGTATCTAGCATTTTCAATATTGTATTCATCATTGGTCTGTCCATCGGTTGCTCTTGAACACATAAGAGTCCACATTTTATACAACTCAATACCTCGGTTGCTACAAATGAATGTGCAATTGATTCGTCGACAAGCTTCAATGCTTCACCATCTTCCCACAAGTTCCATACCTAGAATGAGGCATGAATTAGAGGATtaaatatcaaaaaaataaattatgatatTTGTTTTGTATAACCCTTCTCCTTACATCGCTAAGAAGATTCATGTGGAATGGAGAATTATAAACACCTCTATTCCTTCTACCGCTTATGATTTCAAGTATCAATATACCAAAACTAAATACGTCAGATTTTATTGAGAACATCCCGTTCATAGCATACTCAGGTGACATATATCCACTGCATTAATGAAAATCAACATGATTAACTTGAATTCTAATCTCGATGTCTTGGGCGATAAAAGTAATGAACAATTGAAGATAAAACTTACTAGGTTCCAACAATTCTCATTGTATTTGCTTCTATATCGTCGCCTCTAAATGTTCTCGCCATTCCAAAGTCTGATATTTTAGGATCCATATGCTCGTCGAGAAGAATATTACTAGCTTTCATATCTCGATGGATGATTCTTAGCCGAGAGTCATGGTGCAAATACAACAATCCTCGAGCGATCCCAACTATGATGTTGTATCGGGTTTTCCAATCCAGCAATCCACTTTTTGCTTTATCTGCTTGCAATATCAAAGTAACAGCACTCTCATTAGCATCTGCAAAATTAGTTAGCAAAGAGTCTCTACAAGTGAATGTATGAGAAGGTTTTGAAGTAGTCAAAGTTTTCCTTATAAATATGATAGATTTGTGACTTAGAACAGTTAAAATTGTGGAATGCTCAACCGAATTGTACCACACCAACAACAAACTAACCAAATAGAAGGGCATCCAGGCTTCCATTAGGCATGAACTCGTAGATCAACATCCTTTCCCTTGCTTCGATGCAACATCCGAGAAGTCGAACAAGGTTTCGATGTTGTAACTTAGCAATCACCGTTACTTCGTTCTTGAACTCATGGGCACCCTGAGTCGATGTCATCGATAGCCTCTTCACAGCTATCTCTTGTCCATCCATAAGCTTACCCTGTCACCACCATATTGGAACTCCTATTCAGTTAAAATTTAGGTAGTCAACGGTTATAGTAAAAGTTATCCTAAAGGATACTTTGTATACTGGTCCGTAACCTCCCTGCCCAAGCTTGTTGCTTTCTGAGAAGTTGTTGGTGGCTTCTGCAATGGTGTATAGATCGTATATTGGTAGGTCCAAATCCTCTTCTTGAGCGTCATCATCAAAATAAATGTCATCTGCCAAGCGACAATCGCAGCTGTATTAGTGATTATGCTGAATTCATTGCAAAGTAGTTGACCATCACCAGAGATTTTAATGGCATACGTTTCTTCTTCCTCCAGCAAATCCAATAAACAATGAATGCCAGTAGAATAATAGCCAAAGCAGGGGCCACAATGACGGCGACCATAGGACTCCGATGACCAGGCTTTGCCCCTGTGCCTGACCAAGAAATGAGAAGGTCAATGGAAGAAAAATTCAAACGGTATGCAATCGAAGAAATCTGCATCGAACTCACTTGGGAGATCGGCTGCTGCTACTCTGACGAAGAGATCCTGCCCTGTTCCGCCGTTGTAGTACTTGATATCCAGTAGATTGGTCCACCAGAGCACGCATCCGCTGCCACTGTCGCTGACGTTGGCCTGCGCGTAGCCGGTGCAGGAACAATTCCTCAAGCAGCGAACTCTGCACTCCTCCAGGCTCACCATGCTCCAGTCCACCATCGCTGTCGACGTGTCAGGAAGCTTCACGCTGCTCTGATTCACGAACCCATCCGTTCCGTTGACGCAGTCCAACGCCGTGATCCTCACGCAGCCGTCCAATTCTACGCTGTTATTCCGACTGGCGAAGCCCGGGAGGCACGTGCACATCGTCGACCCGTCCGGATGGCAGACGCCGTTGGGGCCGCATCGGGCCACGCTGTCGCACTCGTCCCGCGGCACGAACCCCAGGAACGTCCATATCTGCCGGTCTTGGATCCACATGTAGTGCTGCAAGGTGCCGGAGGTGCTGATCACAAGCCTATCGATGATCGATGTGTCGATCAGGTACAAGGAGAAGAAGACTTGGTGGGGATTGGTCGTGTAGTTGAATCCGATGCCGACGGCGCGGTCGCGTTGCATGCCCTCGGCGCCGCTGAACCGGTTGCCGTTCCACGGGCCGCCCCGCCAGTGCCGTCGCGGCCCGTCAGTTATAACCAACTGCGGATCGCCGCTCTGGTCGATGCTCATCGTGTAGCCACTCGGCGCCGGGTCGCTCTCGCTCGTCCATGCCGTCAGATTGTAGCTGCGCCCGGTCGTCAGGTCCCACCCTATCTTCATACTCGGGATATACGTGTCCGTCGGAAACTCGAAGCTCTGCCACGCCACAGAGCTGCCGTTGCTGACCACGAAGTTTCCGGAATCGAGGAGTTGTGCGACGGGGCTCTTGAGAACCGTCGCCGAGTGGGAGGACCAAACAGCAATTGAGTTTCCATCGGTGACAGTGAGTCCTCGGTCGCCGGTTAGAGAGAGACGGCCGGACCGGTCGGTGATAGCATGTTTGCGGTtggcaacccataccacggtttGGTTGTGGTTGATGTTGTGGTACCATATGCCGATGTAGCGGTTGCTGGAGCCAAGGGGGCTGAAAAATCCAAGTGCGAATCTACCGCCGTCGGAGATCAAGGTCGCTCCGTCGGCGTCAAGGAGAGGAGTAGAGAGAGTCAGGGTGTCTCTTGCAGTGGAGCGGGAGCAGAGAGTTGTaacgaagaagaggaaggagcagAACGGTGCAATCCTTGTTTCCATGGTCAATTCCaatgattttggaaaaaaaaaaatttataggaGAAGGTTCAATGTAGACTTTGAGATTACTCACATGCCATGAAGCATCAGATTAGAGTAAAGGCTTAGAAACTGATATACATATATATTTAAACTAAAACGGACTCACcgtttatatttttaatttatccgataaatttttttaatgaagaTAGTTCAGTTATAAAATTAATCGATTCGAAAACTAAAtaactgaattaaaaaaaaactgacTCCAACAAATAACTATTCCTGACAAGCTACGCATTGAACTGTACGATGCCGAGCCTTCACTAAATAATGCCTTCCGTCATAATGTCTCTTGAAAATTATGAGTATCCTCTCATAAGTGGACATCTACCAGCATATATAATGTCATGCTCTGATCCTCCTATATGTTAGTATTGGTTATAAGTGTTAAATTTATCAGGTTAATAGTTTATttagttaataattaatttaatatactAAATACAACATATTAAAAAGATAATAtagattaatagagattaattggTATCATTATTGGAAAAGACCAAAAGACAGAGACTTTTGATATTCCTTGAGACTCTTGATATtccttaaaaaatataaaaaacctTTTGAGCTTATTTTTCATAAGGGACTCTtgaccttcttctcttcctccttttcttcctcttggCCGAattctctcttggccgaaccttctaAGTGGCTAGCACCACAAAGCTGGTTCTTCTTCAAATCATGAGTTCGTAAGACGGACGGAACGTGTTGTGTGGATATCGTAGAGACACAACCACTTGATTGTACTGAGATCCACCGAAGACAAAGTCGTTGTTGGGAGTTCGTGTTTAcataacaaaggtataactctcatcacaACTAATATATGGTTTCCTTCGCATAGATCTTCTGAAAAGGATCTTGTATTTATTCCGTTGCGCTTGTGTTATTTTTCACTCAAGATCTTTACAATGGTATTAGATACGTTTGCGAAGGTGTATACTAGGTTATAGTAATATTttaatatgtgatatagaaactgCATGAATcttttattatgatttgcatCATGTTGTGAGCGTTTACTTTATGTTGAACAAAAACTAAAGGATATAGTATATTCATACATATTATGAACGCGTGAAATAGTCTTATTTTCATTTGACAAAAACATACATAGCTATGGGTGGTCTCGGGTTGACATCTGTTGAGAACAGATTGTATGAAACACAAACTATTGTGAACAGTTTTATTTGTCTCGGATATGTGGTGGTCTTAGGTATGGCAACAACTCATTCAAATGagtttacaaaataatttttctttgggGGTGCTACCCTCTTGACCCCCGCTCGCTAATGAGGATCGTCATGGCATTGCGGCTCATAATTcgttgttgaaatcatagtaaagaATATGTCATAGATCTATtatgaatgttatatgacatgttgcatggttatgaccctttaTCCTGATATAAGCAtgtgtatgttgtaattcataatatgatatgcatgtcgtgcctttatcttttttatttttgttgtaatttAGACTatcctcgaatgtaactcgagatttctttagattttgtaatgtacaaatttaaaAAGAACTAGTCTAGTGGGCGATGGTAAAAAatggagaaggacaacaacacacgatgaCCAAAAAGCACTTAGAGAAGATGCTTTTacctaggttgacctttcgatcttctcattggcttgagaagatcataatagatggggtcataaccatgtcacgttctatttaacatatatgttgatgtatgtcatgatatgccatgattgtatacgatgcatgtgtagtttaattgtaattaggtccttttaatatgcctaccaaagtttggtacttactactacctcgatcaattgtagtcaaattttgccaaagcaaagtgacttgatttatcttggtagagtgtgacaagataattgtgatgtctgactattagactttgggtgtgacttaattAAGTGTAGCACCTGAAATTCATTCACTatttataagttaaaataattaatgaCATAGATAAGGAAGGAATTAATAATTCAGTTAAGGTAGGctagtaaaataaaaaaaaaaaaattaaattgaatacGCCCATATCATGCTAAATTAATTTCACGAAtagaatttaattaatatatacatGTGCAATCAATTTAATTATATACATAACATGGCTA includes these proteins:
- the LOC122051725 gene encoding receptor-like serine/threonine-protein kinase SD1-8 isoform X1, which gives rise to METRIAPFCSFLFFVTTLCSRSTARDTLTLSTPLLDADGATLISDGGRFALGFFSPLGSSNRYIGIWYHNINHNQTVVWVANRKHAITDRSGRLSLTGDRGLTVTDGNSIAVWSSHSATVLKSPVAQLLDSGNFVVSNGSSVAWQSFEFPTDTYIPSMKIGWDLTTGRSYNLTAWTSESDPAPSGYTMSIDQSGDPQLVITDGPRRHWRGGPWNGNRFSGAEGMQRDRAVGIGFNYTTNPHQVFFSLYLIDTSIIDRLVISTSGTLQHYMWIQDRQIWTFLGFVPRDECDSVARCGPNGVCHPDGSTMCTCLPGFASRNNSVELDGCVRITALDCVNGTDGFVNQSSVKLPDTSTAMVDWSMVSLEECRVRCLRNCSCTGYAQANVSDSGSGCVLWWTNLLDIKYYNGGTGQDLFVRVAAADLPSTGAKPGHRSPMVAVIVAPALAIILLAFIVYWICWRKKKHDIYFDDDAQEEDLDLPIYDLYTIAEATNNFSESNKLGQGGYGPVYKGKLMDGQEIAVKRLSMTSTQGAHEFKNEVTVIAKLQHRNLVRLLGCCIEARERMLIYEFMPNGSLDALLFDKAKSGLLDWKTRYNIIVGIARGLLYLHHDSRLRIIHRDMKASNILLDEHMDPKISDFGMARTFRGDDIEANTMRIVGTYGYMSPEYAMNGMFSIKSDVFSFGILILEIISGRRNRGVYNSPFHMNLLSDVWNLWEDGEALKLVDESIAHSFVATEVLSCIKCGLLCVQEQPMDRPMMNTILKMLDTDVSLLPEPSPSRFINLRDPLESDSSTTIKSKTL
- the LOC122051725 gene encoding receptor-like serine/threonine-protein kinase SD1-8 isoform X2, which gives rise to METRIAPFCSFLFFVTTLCSRSTARDTLTLSTPLLDADGATLISDGGRFALGFFSPLGSSNRYIGIWYHNINHNQTVVWVANRKHAITDRSGRLSLTGDRGLTVTDGNSIAVWSSHSATVLKSPVAQLLDSGNFVVSNGSSVAWQSFEFPTDTYIPSMKIGWDLTTGRSYNLTAWTSESDPAPSGYTMSIDQSGDPQLVITDGPRRHWRGGPWNGNRFSGAEGMQRDRAVGIGFNYTTNPHQVFFSLYLIDTSIIDRLVISTSGTLQHYMWIQDRQIWTFLGFVPRDECDSVARCGPNGVCHPDGSTMCTCLPGFASRNNSVELDGCVRITALDCVNGTDGFVNQSSVKLPDTSTAMVDWSMVSLEECRVRCLRNCSCTGYAQANVSDSGSGCVLWWTNLLDIKYYNGGTGQDLFVRVAAADLPSTGAKPGHRSPMVAVIVAPALAIILLAFIVYWICWRKKKHDIYFDDDAQEEDLDLPIYDLYTIAEATNNFSESNKLGQGGYGPVYKGKLMDGQEIAVKRLSMTSTQGAHEFKNEVTVIAKLQHRNLVRLLGCCIEARERMLIYEFMPNGSLDALLFDKAKSGLLDWKTRYNIIVGIARGLLYLHHDSRLRIIHRDMKASNILLDEHMDPKISDFGMARTFRGDDIEANTMRIVGT